In the genome of Drosophila melanogaster chromosome 4, one region contains:
- the CG32017 gene encoding uncharacterized protein, isoform D, with protein sequence MHCGRVLIKYLQFDILVILATIRLGNAHFNGPRSRERNLSNSNGVKTEEASHIVNPSGVRTVGEVFVPKTFSLNSQEPTCEQLRAMWIFSKRQSRAAEITNEIPTYRDPFTYNVWEPLFLNSRMLGSLRMSAREKARSPVFGRVLNREPNGPQRIPFEHHRRLGEFGSSASGLSHSRYYGAEMRPQTGASSIRRSSQNRYMGIPNITGNNQKESQNSVAIQGSFQKLKELIWTERAKELTEQRRDEELAARSAALKEIANGKNLISDYHHQVGSLSDSPLMDENRSPEENRYRDSDVNRKSILNDQNFQNSNMNKNGNRSGLKATTRRIGNSPYNNKEFQTNKELKSIFFGSNRAARIKMPATEFISDDSTESDPSVVGIPRAYPIRKSHFRERNRSLLNEPQINGNFHRFLRGLPTWPSKMSIQEIESSNFLPKENLLGTQLGIRELQNNPKYDKYLNSLENNDQKLSNEQKRGFYEYDNY encoded by the exons ATGCATTGCGGCCGCGTATTg ATCAAGTATTTACAATTTGACATATTGGTAATTTTGGCAACTATAAGGCTTGGGAATGCACATTTTAATGGACCACGCAGTCGGGAAAGAAATTTAAGCAATAGCAATGGAGTAAAAACTGAAGAAGCATCACATATCGTAAATCCCAGTGGTGTTAGAACAGTTGGTGAAGTGTTTGTGCCAAAAACCTTTTCACTTAACTCACAGGAACCGACATGCGAACAGCTCCGCGCCATGTGGAT TTTTTCAAAGAGGCAATCTCGAGCTGCAGAAATAACCAATGAAATACCAACATATAGGGATCCCTTCACATATAATGTTTGGGAGCCTCTGTTTTTGAACTCTCGAATGCTGGGATC aTTACGAATGAGCGCAAGGGAAAAAGCCAGGTCACCTGTTTTTGGCCGTGTTCTCAATCGAGAGCCAAATGGACCGCAGCGTATTCCATTTGAACACCATCGAAGATTGGGTGAATTTGGATCAAGCGCTTCTGGTTTAAGTCACTCTCGTTATTATGGAGCTGAAATGCGACCACAAACGGGAGCTTCCTCAATTCGTAGATCAAGCCAAAATCGGTATATGGGAATCCCAAATATTACtggaaataatcaaaaagaAAGCCAAAATTCAGTGGCTATACAAGGAAGCTTTCAAAAGCTCAAAGAGCTAATTTGGACTGAGAGAGCCAAGGAATTAACAGAGCAACGTCGAGATGAGGAGTTGGCAGCGCGTTCTGCTGCCCTTAAAGAAATTGCTAACGGAAAAAA CTTAATTTCAGATTATCACCATCAAGTCGGTAGCTTATCTGATTCTCCATTAATGGATGAAAATCGAAGTCCTGAAGAAAATAGATACCGAGATAGTGACGTAAATCGGAAGTCAATTCTAAATGaccaaaattttcaaaatagtAATATgaacaaaaatggaaatagatCTGGGCTTAAAGCAACAACGCGTCGCATTGGAAATTCTCCCTACAATAATAAAGAGTTTCAAACTAATAAGGAACTTAAAAGCATATTTTTTGGAAGTAACAGAGCTGCCCGCATTAAAATGCCAGCAACTGAATTTATATCAGATGATTCCACCGAAAGTGATCCTTCCGTGGTTGGAATCCCAAGAGCATACCCAATTCGAAAATCGCACTTCAGAGAGAGAAATCGGTCCCTTCTAAATGAG CCGCAAATAAATGGTAATTTTCATCGCTTTTTGAGAGGATTACCGACATGGCCTTCCAAAATGTCAATACAAGAAATAGAAAGCAGCAACTTTTTACCTAAGGAAAATTTGTTAGGCACCCAACTGGGTATACGTGAACTTCAAAATAATCCAAAATatgataaatatttgaattctTTAGAAAACAACGATCAAAAATTATCAAATGAACAAAAACGAGGATTCTATGAATACGATAACTATTAA
- the CG11155 gene encoding uncharacterized protein, isoform D, whose translation MVRKKREIVIKENIQGRSYLKKICCSYIILSILVISNALPPVIRVGAIFTEDERESSIESAFKYAIYRINKEKTLLPNTQLVYDIEYVPRDDSFRTTKKVCSQLEAGVQAIFGPTDALLASHVQSICEAYDIPHIEGRIDLEYNSKEFSINLYPSHTLLTLAYRDIMVYLNWTKVAIIYEEDYGLFNLMHSSTETKAEMYIRQASPDSYRQVLRAIRQKEIYKIIVDTNPSHIKSFFRSILQLQMNDHRYHYMFTTFDLETYDLEDFRYNSVNITAFRLVDVDSKRYLEVINQMQKLQHNGLDTINGSPYIQTESALMFDSVYAFANGLHFLNLDNHQNFYIKNLSCTSDQTWNDGISLYNQINAAITDGLTGTVQFVEGRRNIFKLDILKLKQEKIQKVGYWHPDDGVNISDPTAFYDSNIANITLVVMTREERPYVMVKEDKNLTGNLRFEGFCIDLLKAIATQVGFQYKIELVPDNMYGVYIPETNSWNGIVQELMERRADLAVASMTINYARESVIDFTKPFMNLGIGILFKVPTSQPTRLFSFMNPLAIEIWLYVLAAYILVSFALFVMARFSPYEWKNPHPCYKETDIVENQFSISNSFWFITGTFLRQGSGLNPKATSTRIVGGCWFFFCLIIISSYTANLAAFLTVERMISPIESASDLAEQTEISYGTLEGGSTMTFFRDSKIGIYQKMWRYMENRKTAVFVKTYEDGIKRVMEGSYAFLMESTMLDYAVQRDCNLTQIGGLLDSKGYGIATPKGSPWRDKISLAILELQEKGIIQILYDKWWKNTGDVCNRDDKSKESKANALGVENIGGVFVVLLCGLALAVVVAIFEFCWNSRKNLNTENQSLCSEMAEELRFAMHCHGSKSRHRPRKRSCLNCSSVPTYVPSNVSTSNVGVYYNYFN comes from the exons ATG GTACGAAAAAAACGAGAAATCGtaataaaggaaaatattcaagGACGAAGTTaccttaaaaaaatatgttgttcGTATATAATACTGTCCATCCTCGTAATTTCTAATGCCTTGCCCCCAGTAATACGAGTAG GTGCCATATTTACGGAAGATGAACGCGAAAGCAGTATTGAATCTGCATTTAAATACGCAATATACCGTATAAATAAGGAAAAGACTCTTCTTCCCAATACACAATTGGTTTACGATATTGAGTATGTTCCCCGAGATGACTCGTTTCGCACTACTAAAAAGGTTTGCAGTCAGTTGGAAGCAGGTGTTCAAGCAATTTTTGGCCCAACAGATGCTCTTTTAGCTAGTCATGTACAATCCATATGCGAAGCATATGATATACCCCATATTGAAGGTCGAATTGACCTCGAATATAATTCTAAAgaattttctataaatttatATCCGTCGCATACGCTCTTAACTCTAGCATATAGAGATATAATGGTATATTTGAACTGGACGAAGGTGGCAATAATTTATGAAGAAGATTATG GTCTATTTAATTTGATGCACTCATCAACTGAGACGAAAGCGGAAATGTATATAAGGCAAGCAAGTCCGGATTCCTATCGCCAAGTTTTACGAGCGATACGTCAAAaggaaatttacaaaataatagTGGATACAAATCCGTCCCATATAAAATCGTTTTTTAGATCC ATTTTGCAACTACAAATGAATGACCATCGTTACCATTATATGTTTACAACATTC GACTTGGAGACATATGATCTGGAAGATTTCAGATATAACAGCGTAAATATAACTGCATTTCGGCTGGTAGATGTCGATAGCAAAAGATATCTCGAAGTAATTAATCAAATGCAGAAATTACAACACAATGGATTGGACACTATAAATGGAAGTCCTTATATACAG ACGGAGTCCGCATTAATGTTTGATTCGGTGTACGCGTTTGCGAATGGACTACACTTTCTAAATTTGGATAATCACCAAAATTTTTATATCAAAAACCTATCCTGCACCTCCGACCAAACCTGGAATGATGGAATTTCATTGTATAACCAAATAAATGCA GCCATCACAGACGGACTGACTGGCACTGTCCAATTTGTGGAAGGTCGGCGAAACATATTTAAGCTTGATATTCTTAAACTAAAgcaagaaaaaatacaaaaggtTGGATATTGGCATCCCGACGACGGTGTTAACATTTCGGATCCAACAGCTTTCTACGATTCAAATATCGCAAATATAACCTTGGTCGTTATGACTAGAGAG gAGCGGCCGTATGTTATGGTTAAAGAAGACAAAAATCTAACTGGAAATTTGAGGTTTGAAGGATTTTGTATTGATCTTTTAAAAGCAATCGCCACACAAGTTGGGTttcaatataaaattgaattagTTCCCGATAATATGTACGGTGTTTACATACCAGAGACTAATTCATGGAATGGAATCGTGCAGGAATTAATGGAAAGG CGTGCTGATCTTGCTGTAGCCTCAATGACAATTAATTATGCTCGGGAAAGTGTTATCGACTTTACCAAACCATTTATGAACTTGGGCATTGGCATATTATTCAAG GTGCCGACAAGTCAACCAACACGACTGTTCTCCTTTATGAACCCTTTGGCAATCGAGATATGGCTTTATGTGCTAGCTGCATACATATTAGTATCTTTCGCGCTCTTTGTAATGGCTCGATTTTCTCCATATGAGTGGAAAAACCCCCATCCATGCTACAAGGAAACGGATATAGTGGAAAATCAGTTTTCCATATCAAACAGTTTTTGGTTTATAACAGGAACATTCTTACGCCAAGGATCTGGACTTAATCCGAAG gCAACCTCGACGCGTATTGTGGGCGGATGCTGGTTCTTTTTTTGCCTAATCATTATATCTTCATACACTGCCAACTTAGCTGCATTTCTAACAGTTGAACGGATGATTTCCCCCATTGAAAGCGCTTCTGATTTGGCAGAGCAAACCGAAATATCATATGGAACTTTGGAAGGTGGATCGACAATGACATTTTTTAGg gaTTCAAAAATTGGTATATATCAAAAAATGTGGCGTTATATGGAAAACCGTAAAACAGCTGTATTTGTAAAAACCTATGAAGACGGAATTAAACGAGTAATGGAAGGAAGCTATGCTTTTTTGATGGAATCGACAATGCTGGACTATGCTGTTCAACGTGATTGTAATCTGACCCAAATAGGAGGCCTTCTTGATTCTAAAGGTTATGGTATCGCAACACCCAAGGGCTCTCCATGGAGAGATAAAATATCACTTGCTATTTTAGAGCTTCAAGAAAAGGGTATTATTCAAATATTATATGACAAATGGTGGAAAAATACAGGTGACGTTTGCAACAGAGATGATAAGAGCAAGGAGTCCAAAGCCAATGCACTTGGAGTAGAAAATATTg GTGGCGTGTTTGTTGTTCTCCTTTGTGGACTTGCGCTTGCAGTTGTTGTAGCCATATTTGAGTTTTGCTGGAATTctagaaaaaatttaaatactgaAAATCAATCTCTGTGTTCAGAAATGGCAGAGGAACTTCGTTTTGCAATGCACTGCCATGGTTCAAAATCAAGACATAGACCGCGAAAACGAAGTTGCCTTAATTGTTCGTCTGTACCAACATATGTTCCGAGTAATGTGAGCACGTCAAATGTGGGCGTTTACTATAATTactttaattaa
- the CG11155 gene encoding uncharacterized protein, isoform B: MVRKKREIVIKENIQGRSYLKKICCSYIILSILVISNALPPVIRVGAIFTEDERESSIESAFKYAIYRINKEKTLLPNTQLVYDIEYVPRDDSFRTTKKVCSQLEAGVQAIFGPTDALLASHVQSICEAYDIPHIEGRIDLEYNSKEFSINLYPSHTLLTLAYRDIMVYLNWTKVAIIYEEDYGLFNLMHSSTETKAEMYIRQASPDSYRQVLRAIRQKEIYKIIVDTNPSHIKSFFRSILQLQMNDHRYHYMFTTFDLETYDLEDFRYNSVNITAFRLVDVDSKRYLEVINQMQKLQHNGLDTINGSPYIQTESALMFDSVYAFANGLHFLNLDNHQNFYIKNLSCTSDQTWNDGISLYNQINAAITDGLTGTVQFVEGRRNIFKLDILKLKQEKIQKVGYWHPDDGVNISDPTAFYDSNIANITLVVMTREERPYVMVKEDKNLTGNLRFEGFCIDLLKAIATQVGFQYKIELVPDNMYGVYIPETNSWNGIVQELMERRADLAVASMTINYARESVIDFTKPFMNLGIGILFKVPTSQPTRLFSFMNPLAIEIWLYVLAAYILVSFALFVMARFSPYEWKNPHPCYKETDIVENQFSISNSFWFITGTFLRQGSGLNPKISDRAQTKFFSFIAPFAVEIWFYIAFGYIFVSVSIWIVARLSPIEWVISKPPCSMACDHMLREIQKENYFDERLELISKQKISENEVYLSTDHKIKKSNNCVEHDTTCGHGTLPLHLPNDVNDGASDDNTVDLVRIQNNFTLKNSFWFAIGALMQQGSDLYPRATSTRIVGGCWFFFCLIIISSYTANLAAFLTVERMISPIESASDLAEQTEISYGTLEGGSTMTFFRHNKL; the protein is encoded by the exons ATG GTACGAAAAAAACGAGAAATCGtaataaaggaaaatattcaagGACGAAGTTaccttaaaaaaatatgttgttcGTATATAATACTGTCCATCCTCGTAATTTCTAATGCCTTGCCCCCAGTAATACGAGTAG GTGCCATATTTACGGAAGATGAACGCGAAAGCAGTATTGAATCTGCATTTAAATACGCAATATACCGTATAAATAAGGAAAAGACTCTTCTTCCCAATACACAATTGGTTTACGATATTGAGTATGTTCCCCGAGATGACTCGTTTCGCACTACTAAAAAGGTTTGCAGTCAGTTGGAAGCAGGTGTTCAAGCAATTTTTGGCCCAACAGATGCTCTTTTAGCTAGTCATGTACAATCCATATGCGAAGCATATGATATACCCCATATTGAAGGTCGAATTGACCTCGAATATAATTCTAAAgaattttctataaatttatATCCGTCGCATACGCTCTTAACTCTAGCATATAGAGATATAATGGTATATTTGAACTGGACGAAGGTGGCAATAATTTATGAAGAAGATTATG GTCTATTTAATTTGATGCACTCATCAACTGAGACGAAAGCGGAAATGTATATAAGGCAAGCAAGTCCGGATTCCTATCGCCAAGTTTTACGAGCGATACGTCAAAaggaaatttacaaaataatagTGGATACAAATCCGTCCCATATAAAATCGTTTTTTAGATCC ATTTTGCAACTACAAATGAATGACCATCGTTACCATTATATGTTTACAACATTC GACTTGGAGACATATGATCTGGAAGATTTCAGATATAACAGCGTAAATATAACTGCATTTCGGCTGGTAGATGTCGATAGCAAAAGATATCTCGAAGTAATTAATCAAATGCAGAAATTACAACACAATGGATTGGACACTATAAATGGAAGTCCTTATATACAG ACGGAGTCCGCATTAATGTTTGATTCGGTGTACGCGTTTGCGAATGGACTACACTTTCTAAATTTGGATAATCACCAAAATTTTTATATCAAAAACCTATCCTGCACCTCCGACCAAACCTGGAATGATGGAATTTCATTGTATAACCAAATAAATGCA GCCATCACAGACGGACTGACTGGCACTGTCCAATTTGTGGAAGGTCGGCGAAACATATTTAAGCTTGATATTCTTAAACTAAAgcaagaaaaaatacaaaaggtTGGATATTGGCATCCCGACGACGGTGTTAACATTTCGGATCCAACAGCTTTCTACGATTCAAATATCGCAAATATAACCTTGGTCGTTATGACTAGAGAG gAGCGGCCGTATGTTATGGTTAAAGAAGACAAAAATCTAACTGGAAATTTGAGGTTTGAAGGATTTTGTATTGATCTTTTAAAAGCAATCGCCACACAAGTTGGGTttcaatataaaattgaattagTTCCCGATAATATGTACGGTGTTTACATACCAGAGACTAATTCATGGAATGGAATCGTGCAGGAATTAATGGAAAGG CGTGCTGATCTTGCTGTAGCCTCAATGACAATTAATTATGCTCGGGAAAGTGTTATCGACTTTACCAAACCATTTATGAACTTGGGCATTGGCATATTATTCAAG GTGCCGACAAGTCAACCAACACGACTGTTCTCCTTTATGAACCCTTTGGCAATCGAGATATGGCTTTATGTGCTAGCTGCATACATATTAGTATCTTTCGCGCTCTTTGTAATGGCTCGATTTTCTCCATATGAGTGGAAAAACCCCCATCCATGCTACAAGGAAACGGATATAGTGGAAAATCAGTTTTCCATATCAAACAGTTTTTGGTTTATAACAGGAACATTCTTACGCCAAGGATCTGGACTTAATCCGAAG ATATCAGACCGAGCTCAAACGAAATTTTTCTCCTTCATTGCTCCATTCGCTGTTGAAATTTGGTTTTATATTGCTTTTGGATACATTTTTGTATCAGTATCCATTTGGATTGTGGCTCGATTATCACCGATCGAATGGGTTATTTCAAAGCCACCATGTTCAATGGCTTGTGACCATATGTTGCGCGAAattcaaaaagaaaattacTTTGATGAACGCCTGGAGCtaataagcaaacaaaaaatttcaGAAAACGAAGTATATTTAAGTACAGaccataaaataaaaaagtcaAACAATTGTGTTGAACATGATACTACTTGTGGACATGGTACTTTACCTTTACACCTACCTAATGATGTTAATGACGGAGCCTCGGATGATAATACGGTGGATTTAGTTCGAATCCAAAAcaattttactttaaaaaatagtttttggtTTGCCATTGGGGCTCTTATGCAACAAGGTTCTGACTTATATCCTAGG gCAACCTCGACGCGTATTGTGGGCGGATGCTGGTTCTTTTTTTGCCTAATCATTATATCTTCATACACTGCCAACTTAGCTGCATTTCTAACAGTTGAACGGATGATTTCCCCCATTGAAAGCGCTTCTGATTTGGCAGAGCAAACCGAAATATCATATGGAACTTTGGAAGGTGGATCGACAATGACATTTTTTAGg CACAATAAATTGTGA